One region of Brachyhypopomus gauderio isolate BG-103 chromosome 9, BGAUD_0.2, whole genome shotgun sequence genomic DNA includes:
- the pex3 gene encoding peroxisomal biogenesis factor 3 isoform X2: MQFNAPAVFLTTEQCATTIGVYLLGKYAQAKLQELQERDAAAYIAQARRQLHFESNQRTCNMTVLSMLPTLREAIIHHLHSESLTTLLKTKPANKVEIWEDLKIISFTRSIVAVYSACMLVVLLRVQLNIIGGYLYLDNSVTKNGTTPLAPPDVQQQYLSSIQHLLGDGLIELITVVKKAVQEVLGPVSLKQSLSLQELEQQVLQVRQLVEGENHGSSNHRPLSLYMMPDEENTLAAQACGLTGSDITTIKLLNETRDMLDSPDFSTVLNTCLSRGFSRFLDNMAEFFQPPQGDLTPCSSPDSLSHVSLPLAKIIPIANGQVHSICSEIPSHFVQDLLMIDQVKEFAANVYETFSSDHELQK, translated from the exons ATGCAGTTTAATGCTCCAGCTGTATTTCTGACAACGGAACAGTGTGCCACTACAATTG GTGTGTACCTGCTTGGTAAATACGCGCAAGCTAAACTCCAGGAGCTTCAGGAGCGCGACGCAGCGGCGTACATCGCGCAGGCGCGTCGCCAGCTGCACTTCGAGAGCAACCAGAGGACGTGTAACATGACGG TGTTGTCGATGCTCCCTACCCTGAGAGAGGCcatcatacaccacctgcactcAGAGAGCCTCACAACACTCTTGAAGACCAA GCCAGCAAACAAGGTTGAGATTTGGGAGGATCTTAAAATAATCA GTTTCACTCGAAGCATTGTGGCGGTTTACAGTGCTTGCATGCTGGTGGTATTGCTTCGTGTGCAACTCAACATCATTGGTGGCTACTTGTATCTGGACAACTCTGTGACTAAAAATGGAACA ACTCCTCTGGCTCCCCCTGACGTCCAGCAGCAGTACCTGTCGAGTATTCAGCACCTTCTGGGAGATG GACTTATTGAACTGATAACTGTGGTAAAGAAAGCTGTGCAGGAAGTTTTAGGacc GGTCTCTCTGAAACAGAGTCTGTCCCTGCAGGAGCTTGAGCAGCAGGTCTTGCAGGTCAGACAGCTGGTGGAGGGGGAGAACCATGGCTCGTCCAATCACAGACCACTCTCCTTGTACATGATGCCCGACGAGGAGAACACTCTGGCTGCTCAG GCATGTGGTCtcacaggaagtgacatcacgaCAATAAAGCTCCTGAATGAAACCAGGGACATGCTTGATAg TCCAGATTTCAGTACTGTTCTCAACACTTGCTTAAGCCGAGGTTTCAGCCGTTTCCTTGACAATATGGCAGAATTCTTCCAGCCCCCCCAGGGAGACTTAACCCCTTGCAGCTCACCTGATAG TCTCTCACATGTAAGTCTACCACTCGCCAAAATAATTCCTATCGCCAACGGACAGGTTCACTCTATATGCAGTGAAATTCCAAGTCACTTTGTTCAG GATCTCCTGATGATAGACCAAGTAAAAGAGTTTGCCGCCAACGTTTACGAGACATTTAGCAGTGACCATGAACTGCAGAAGTAA
- the pex3 gene encoding peroxisomal biogenesis factor 3 isoform X3 translates to MLSSAWNFIKRHKRTFIFTGCFVGGVYLLGKYAQAKLQELQERDAAAYIAQARRQLHFESNQRTCNMTVLSMLPTLREAIIHHLHSESLTTLLKTKPANKVEIWEDLKIISFTRSIVAVYSACMLVVLLRVQLNIIGGYLYLDNSVTKNGTTPLAPPDVQQQYLSSIQHLLGDGLIELITVVKKAVQEVLGPVSLKQSLSLQELEQQVLQVRQLVEGENHGSSNHRPLSLYMMPDEENTLAAQACGLTGSDITTIKLLNETRDMLDSRGFSRFLDNMAEFFQPPQGDLTPCSSPDSLSHVSLPLAKIIPIANGQVHSICSEIPSHFVQDLLMIDQVKEFAANVYETFSSDHELQK, encoded by the exons atgttgtCTTCCGCGTGGAACTTTATTAAACGCCATAAGAGGACATTTATATTCACCGGCTGTTTCGTTGGAG GTGTGTACCTGCTTGGTAAATACGCGCAAGCTAAACTCCAGGAGCTTCAGGAGCGCGACGCAGCGGCGTACATCGCGCAGGCGCGTCGCCAGCTGCACTTCGAGAGCAACCAGAGGACGTGTAACATGACGG TGTTGTCGATGCTCCCTACCCTGAGAGAGGCcatcatacaccacctgcactcAGAGAGCCTCACAACACTCTTGAAGACCAA GCCAGCAAACAAGGTTGAGATTTGGGAGGATCTTAAAATAATCA GTTTCACTCGAAGCATTGTGGCGGTTTACAGTGCTTGCATGCTGGTGGTATTGCTTCGTGTGCAACTCAACATCATTGGTGGCTACTTGTATCTGGACAACTCTGTGACTAAAAATGGAACA ACTCCTCTGGCTCCCCCTGACGTCCAGCAGCAGTACCTGTCGAGTATTCAGCACCTTCTGGGAGATG GACTTATTGAACTGATAACTGTGGTAAAGAAAGCTGTGCAGGAAGTTTTAGGacc GGTCTCTCTGAAACAGAGTCTGTCCCTGCAGGAGCTTGAGCAGCAGGTCTTGCAGGTCAGACAGCTGGTGGAGGGGGAGAACCATGGCTCGTCCAATCACAGACCACTCTCCTTGTACATGATGCCCGACGAGGAGAACACTCTGGCTGCTCAG GCATGTGGTCtcacaggaagtgacatcacgaCAATAAAGCTCCTGAATGAAACCAGGGACATGCTTGATAg CCGAGGTTTCAGCCGTTTCCTTGACAATATGGCAGAATTCTTCCAGCCCCCCCAGGGAGACTTAACCCCTTGCAGCTCACCTGATAG TCTCTCACATGTAAGTCTACCACTCGCCAAAATAATTCCTATCGCCAACGGACAGGTTCACTCTATATGCAGTGAAATTCCAAGTCACTTTGTTCAG GATCTCCTGATGATAGACCAAGTAAAAGAGTTTGCCGCCAACGTTTACGAGACATTTAGCAGTGACCATGAACTGCAGAAGTAA
- the pex3 gene encoding peroxisomal biogenesis factor 3 isoform X1: MLSSAWNFIKRHKRTFIFTGCFVGGVYLLGKYAQAKLQELQERDAAAYIAQARRQLHFESNQRTCNMTVLSMLPTLREAIIHHLHSESLTTLLKTKPANKVEIWEDLKIISFTRSIVAVYSACMLVVLLRVQLNIIGGYLYLDNSVTKNGTTPLAPPDVQQQYLSSIQHLLGDGLIELITVVKKAVQEVLGPVSLKQSLSLQELEQQVLQVRQLVEGENHGSSNHRPLSLYMMPDEENTLAAQACGLTGSDITTIKLLNETRDMLDSPDFSTVLNTCLSRGFSRFLDNMAEFFQPPQGDLTPCSSPDSLSHVSLPLAKIIPIANGQVHSICSEIPSHFVQDLLMIDQVKEFAANVYETFSSDHELQK; encoded by the exons atgttgtCTTCCGCGTGGAACTTTATTAAACGCCATAAGAGGACATTTATATTCACCGGCTGTTTCGTTGGAG GTGTGTACCTGCTTGGTAAATACGCGCAAGCTAAACTCCAGGAGCTTCAGGAGCGCGACGCAGCGGCGTACATCGCGCAGGCGCGTCGCCAGCTGCACTTCGAGAGCAACCAGAGGACGTGTAACATGACGG TGTTGTCGATGCTCCCTACCCTGAGAGAGGCcatcatacaccacctgcactcAGAGAGCCTCACAACACTCTTGAAGACCAA GCCAGCAAACAAGGTTGAGATTTGGGAGGATCTTAAAATAATCA GTTTCACTCGAAGCATTGTGGCGGTTTACAGTGCTTGCATGCTGGTGGTATTGCTTCGTGTGCAACTCAACATCATTGGTGGCTACTTGTATCTGGACAACTCTGTGACTAAAAATGGAACA ACTCCTCTGGCTCCCCCTGACGTCCAGCAGCAGTACCTGTCGAGTATTCAGCACCTTCTGGGAGATG GACTTATTGAACTGATAACTGTGGTAAAGAAAGCTGTGCAGGAAGTTTTAGGacc GGTCTCTCTGAAACAGAGTCTGTCCCTGCAGGAGCTTGAGCAGCAGGTCTTGCAGGTCAGACAGCTGGTGGAGGGGGAGAACCATGGCTCGTCCAATCACAGACCACTCTCCTTGTACATGATGCCCGACGAGGAGAACACTCTGGCTGCTCAG GCATGTGGTCtcacaggaagtgacatcacgaCAATAAAGCTCCTGAATGAAACCAGGGACATGCTTGATAg TCCAGATTTCAGTACTGTTCTCAACACTTGCTTAAGCCGAGGTTTCAGCCGTTTCCTTGACAATATGGCAGAATTCTTCCAGCCCCCCCAGGGAGACTTAACCCCTTGCAGCTCACCTGATAG TCTCTCACATGTAAGTCTACCACTCGCCAAAATAATTCCTATCGCCAACGGACAGGTTCACTCTATATGCAGTGAAATTCCAAGTCACTTTGTTCAG GATCTCCTGATGATAGACCAAGTAAAAGAGTTTGCCGCCAACGTTTACGAGACATTTAGCAGTGACCATGAACTGCAGAAGTAA
- the adat2 gene encoding tRNA-specific adenosine deaminase 2, which translates to MEFLQPSDSEIGSWMAKAFDLAKDALENGEVPVGCLMVYNNEVLGKGRNEVNETKNATRHAEMTALDQVLQWCCLRHLEPKEVCEQTVLYVTVEPCVMCAAALRLLHIPLVVYGCRNERFGGCGSVLDISTDDLPHTGVPFKCIQGHRAEEAVTMLKTFYKQENPSAPKPKVRKYGVSPAEGSVVMRKQVPEEDGL; encoded by the exons ATGGAGTTTTTGCAGCCTTCAGACAGTGAGATCGGGAGTTGGATGGCAAAAGCATTCGATTTG GCAAAGGATGCTCTTGAAAACGGTGAAGTACCTGTGGGATGTCTTATGGTGTACAACAATGAGGTGTTGGGGAAAGGAAGAAATGAagtaaatgaaacaaaaaat GCCACTCGCCATGCTGAGATGACCGCACTGGATCAGGTGTTGCAATGGTGCTGTCTCAGACATCTGGAACCGAAGGAGGTCTGTGAGCAGACTGTTCTGTATGTGACTGTGGAGCCCTGCGTGATGTGTGCGGCTGCACTACGCCTCCTAC acataccgctcgtggtgtatgggtgtaggAACGAGCGGTTTGGAGGCTGCGGTTCAGTGTTGGATATTTCCACAGATGATCTGCCACACACTGGAGTGCCCTTCAAG TGTATCCAAGGACACCGAGCAGAGGAGGCTGTGACAATGCTGAAGACCTTTTACAAGCAAGAGAATCCCAGTG CTCCAAAGCCTAAAGTGCGGAAATATGGAGTCTCACCAGCAGAGGGCTCTGTTGTTATGCGAAAACAAGTCCCTGAGGAAGATGGACTTTAA